A region from the Musa acuminata AAA Group cultivar baxijiao chromosome BXJ1-10, Cavendish_Baxijiao_AAA, whole genome shotgun sequence genome encodes:
- the LOC135594916 gene encoding polygalacturonase-like: MAQLRSFIVLLLVVVFDDLVSYGEAAYNIADYGAKSDGRTDSTKSLLAAWEAACGSAGSATMYVPAGDFLVGQATFAGPCSCSKITVQIDGTLVSPSDLGGAGDWLVFHHVEGVSVYGGTVDGRGSSLWACKAAGRSCAAGASSLTFRNSKDITISGLTSTDSELYHIVIDGCDGVTVQNVKITAPGNSPNTDGIHVQGSSHVTITGASIKTGDDCISVGPGTTNLWIEQVACGPGHGISIGSLGKEYDEEGVENVTVNTAVFTGTENGLRIKTWGRPSQGFVKGVVFEHAVMQNVQNPIIIDQNYCPGDRGCPDQSSGVRISGVTYNDIHGSSASEVAVNFDCSASNPCTGIGLQDIKLTYGNTAAESSCKHADGTASGFVVPPSCL, encoded by the exons ATGGCTCAGCTCAGGAGCTTCATCGTTCTCCTCCTCGTGGTCGTCTTCGACGACCTTGTATCGTATGGGGAAGCAGCATACAACATTGCCGATTACGGCGCCAAGTCAGATGGCCGGACCGACTCGACCAAGTCGCTGCTCGCTGCATGGGAAGCGGCCTGCGGCTCGGCGGGGTCGGCCACCATGTACGTGCCGGCCGGGGACTTCTTGGTCGGCCAAGCCACCTTCGCTGGCCCATGCAGCTGCAGCAAGATCACCGTCCAGATCGACGGGACGCTCGTCTCGCCGTCCGATCTCGGCGGGGCTGGCGACTGGCTCGTGTTCCACCACGTCGAGGGCGTGTCGGTGTACGGCGGGACCGTCGACGGCCGCGGATCCTCCCTCTGGGCCTGCAAGGCCGCCGGACGTAGCTGCGCCGCCGGAGCCTCG TCGCTAACGTTCAGGAACTCGAAGGACATCACGATCAGCGGGCTGACATCGACGGACAGCGAGCTATACCACATCGTGATCGACGGCTGCGATGGCGTGACAGTGCAGAACGTCAAGATCACGGCACCGGGGAACAGCCCCAACACCGACGGCATCCACGTCCAAGGGTCGAGCCACGTGACGATTACCGGGGCCAGCATCAAGACCGGCGACGACTGCATCTCCGTCGGGCCCGGCACCACTAACCTGTGGATCGAACAGGTGGCGTGCGGCCCAGGCCACGGCATAAG CATCGGGAGCCTGGGGAAGGAGTACGACGAGGAGGGGGTGGAGAACGTGACGGTGAACACGGCGGTGTTCACGGGGACGGAGAATGGGCTGCGGATAAAGACATGGGGGAGGCCGAGCCAGGGGTTCGTGAAGGGGGTGGTGTTCGAGCACGCCGTGATGCAGAACGTCCAAAACCCCATCATCATCGACCAGAACTACTGCCCCGGCGACAGAGGATGCCCCGACCAG AGTTCCGGCGTCAGGATCAGTGGCGTGACGTACAATGACATTCATGGATCGTCTGCATCGGAAGTGGCGGTCAACTTCGACTGCAGCGCCAGCAACCCCTGCACCGGAATCGGGTTACAGGACATCAAGCTCACCTACGGGAACACGGCGGCGGAATCATCCTGTAAGCACGCCGATGGCACCGCCTCCGGCTTCGTCGTGCCGCCAAGTTGTCTATGA